The Saccopteryx leptura isolate mSacLep1 chromosome 2, mSacLep1_pri_phased_curated, whole genome shotgun sequence genome has a window encoding:
- the RHNO1 gene encoding RAD9, HUS1, RAD1-interacting nuclear orphan protein 1 — protein MPPRKKRRGTSQKAQLLFHQQPLEGPKHHYASPQLPITHTRQVPSKPIDHNVITSWVSPQFDTTAESWFPANRKRKHHHQDQARRSSRRSNTSKFPHLTFESPQSSSSATLGSPLTRECPNHSEDISGRHLVPVLSPQSCGEQSAHALENLPYMFIAPDIQTPESSSVKQVPAPTDQRENSLLHCSLHSSTPESPEPGPVLVKDTPEEKYGVKVTWRRRQHLFTYLRERGKLNKSQFLVKN, from the exons ATGCCTCCCAGAAAAAAACGCCGCGGAACGTCCCAGAAAGCCCAGCTGCTATTCCACCAACAACCACTGGAGGGCCCCAAGCACCACTATGCATCGCCACAGCTTCCTATCACCCACACTAGACAGGTGCCCAGCAAGCCCATTGACCACAACGTCATCACTTCCTGG GTATCACCTCAGTTTGATACAACAGCAGAAAGCTGGTTCCCAGCCAACAGGAAACGGAAACATCATCACCAAGACCAGGCAAGACGTTCAAGTCGAAGATCTAACACCTCCAAGTTTCCACATCTAACATTTGAGAGTCCACAGTCTTCTAGTTCAGCCACACTTGGAAGCCCCTTAACCCGGGAGTGCCCCAATCATTCAGAGGACATTTCCGGAAGGCACTTAGTTCCAGTGCTCAGTCCCCAAAGCTGTGGGGAACAGTCAGCACATGCACTTGAAAACTTACCTTATATGTTCATTGCACCTGATATCCAGACCCCAGAGTCGTCTTCTGTGAAACAGGTGCCTGCTCCCACAGATCAGAGGGAAAACAGCCTGCTACACTGCTCCCTTCACTCTAGTACTCCTGAGAGCCCAGAACCTGGGCCTGTCCTGGTTAAAGACACTCCTGAGGAGAAGTATGGCGTAAAAGTCACGTGGAGGAGACGACAACACCTGTTTACTTACctcagggagagagggaagctgAACAAAAGCCAGTTCCTTGTGAAAAACTGA